From Coffea arabica cultivar ET-39 chromosome 10e, Coffea Arabica ET-39 HiFi, whole genome shotgun sequence, one genomic window encodes:
- the LOC140015163 gene encoding uncharacterized protein, giving the protein MADLLERMVNQQGQGQVQHPENHEAEDRTLERFQKFLPPKFLGGPNPDVAESWLDRMLDIFAALGYPEEWQIAFAVFQFEGAARAWWNVIRAKWDREQTPWTWVNFTREFNEKYLSPLVQERREDEFIRLRQGTMSVAEYETQFTKLSRFAPELVLTDRKRIRRFVQGLNVEIQEALVAAQLETYSQAIEKAQRIESTKSQVKAFHDKKRRQSDPSNYIEG; this is encoded by the coding sequence ATGGCTGATTTGTTAGAACGAATGGTCAACCAACAGGGCCAAGGCCAAGTACAGCATCCCGAAAATCATGAGGCAGAGGACCGTACCTTAGAACGGTTTCAGAAGTTTCTACCGCCAAAATTTTTaggtggacctaaccctgatGTAGCGGAGAGTTGGTTGGATCGAATGTTAGATATATTCGCTGCATTAGGATACCCTGAGGAATGGCAGATAGCTTTCGccgtttttcaatttgagggagcggctcgtgcctggtggaatgtgattcgaGCCAAATGGGATAGAGAGCAGACCCCATGGACATGGGTTAATTTCACtcgtgagtttaatgagaagtacttaTCACCACTTGTTCAAGAAAGGCGAGAGGATGAGTTCATACGCCTACGTCAAGGGACTatgagtgtggcggagtacgagacgcaatttaccaaactctctcgttttGCTCCAGAGTTAGTGCTGACAGACCGGAAGAGAATTCGTCGGTTTGTCCAGGGTTTAAACGTAGAGATTCAAGAGGCACTGGTAGCTGCTCAATTGGAGacatatagtcaagctattgaaaaGGCACAAAGAATTGAAAGTACTAAGAGTCAAGTAAAGGCTTTTCATGATAAGAAAAGGAGACAATCGGATCCAAGCAATTATATAGAGGGATAG